Proteins encoded by one window of Vallitalea okinawensis:
- a CDS encoding ABC transporter ATP-binding protein: protein MLHLQNLTKVFNKNTVNENKLFTNLNLLVNKGDFITIIGSNGAGKSTLLNLIAGTYLCDEGNLLLHDHDITLFPEYKRTRKIGRVYQDPKKGTSPSLTVLENLSLAYNKGKSYNLSFLVAKKKEEFFVERLKQLNMGLEDKLHTKVGLLSGGQRQAISIIMATLSDPDLLLLDEPTAALDPKASERIIEIVHKVIEDRNLTALMVTHDLHQAVTLGNRLLMFHRGEIILSLMGEEKRELTIEKLLHQFETAQNDDIISDRILFS, encoded by the coding sequence GTGTTGCATCTGCAAAACCTAACAAAGGTCTTCAATAAAAATACAGTTAATGAGAATAAATTATTTACAAATTTAAACTTATTAGTGAATAAAGGTGATTTCATAACCATTATTGGTAGTAATGGTGCAGGGAAATCCACTCTTTTAAACTTGATAGCAGGGACTTATCTATGTGATGAAGGGAATTTACTACTTCACGATCATGATATAACATTATTTCCTGAATATAAGCGTACTAGAAAAATTGGTAGAGTATATCAGGACCCCAAAAAAGGAACTTCTCCCTCATTAACTGTTTTAGAAAACTTATCACTTGCTTATAATAAAGGAAAGAGTTATAATTTATCATTTCTTGTTGCAAAGAAAAAAGAAGAATTTTTCGTGGAGCGGCTTAAGCAACTGAATATGGGATTAGAGGATAAGTTGCATACCAAAGTAGGCTTATTATCTGGAGGGCAACGACAAGCAATAAGTATCATCATGGCTACCTTATCAGATCCAGATTTGTTACTACTTGACGAGCCGACAGCGGCGCTAGACCCTAAAGCAAGTGAGCGTATCATTGAAATCGTTCATAAAGTAATTGAAGATAGGAATTTAACAGCTCTTATGGTAACTCATGATTTACATCAGGCTGTTACTCTTGGAAATCGGTTATTAATGTTCCATCGTGGTGAGATTATTTTATCACTAATGGGAGAAGAGAAAAGGGAGTTAACAATCGAAAAATTACTTCATCAATTTGAAACAGCACAAAATGATGATATTATATCGGATAGAATACTATTTTCATAG
- a CDS encoding ABC transporter permease translates to MTFLLVSPEAILNLIVSSVEQGLIYGILVLGVYITYKILDFPDLSVDGSFPLGGAVAATLIISGVNPFVATLIAIVAGMLAGFVTGFLHVKLKITNLLSGILVMIGLYSVNLRVMGKANIPLFNESTVFSTGLPVLLMIAVFAFVMKFVMDLFLKTKLGFLIKATGDNPQLVTSLGMDIGYTKIISLMLANGLVALSGALVAQYQGFADITMGTGRIVMGLASVIIGIAIFKRLSFMAATTMVLIGSIMYNFAIGLALLMGLPPTDLKLITSIIVIVALAVNNKKGSFKLKTPNFSGGGSRVASAKPNKGLQ, encoded by the coding sequence ATGACATTTTTGTTAGTGAGTCCAGAAGCAATACTTAATTTAATAGTTAGCTCCGTTGAACAGGGACTTATTTATGGAATCCTGGTTTTAGGAGTGTATATAACATACAAAATATTGGATTTTCCTGATTTATCTGTGGATGGCTCATTTCCTCTGGGGGGAGCTGTAGCAGCTACGTTAATTATTTCAGGGGTTAATCCATTTGTAGCTACATTAATTGCTATAGTAGCAGGGATGTTAGCAGGTTTTGTAACAGGCTTTTTACATGTAAAATTGAAAATAACAAATTTACTTTCTGGAATTCTTGTAATGATTGGACTATATTCAGTCAATTTAAGAGTTATGGGGAAAGCTAATATACCTTTATTTAATGAAAGCACAGTTTTTTCTACAGGACTGCCTGTCCTACTAATGATAGCTGTATTTGCTTTTGTAATGAAATTTGTTATGGATTTATTCCTTAAAACAAAACTGGGTTTCTTAATCAAAGCAACAGGTGATAATCCTCAACTGGTGACATCATTAGGTATGGATATAGGCTATACTAAAATCATCAGTTTGATGTTAGCTAACGGATTAGTGGCTTTATCCGGAGCATTAGTAGCACAATATCAGGGATTTGCTGATATTACCATGGGGACAGGACGTATTGTTATGGGATTAGCTTCTGTTATTATTGGTATTGCGATCTTTAAAAGACTATCATTTATGGCGGCTACAACGATGGTTTTAATAGGGTCGATTATGTATAATTTTGCAATTGGATTAGCACTATTAATGGGGTTACCTCCTACAGACCTCAAACTCATAACTTCTATTATCGTTATTGTTGCATTAGCTGTTAACAATAAAAAGGGAAGTTTTAAATTGAAAACACCTAATTTTTCAGGAGGTGGTTCTCGTGTTGCATCTGCAAAACCTAACAAAGGTCTTCAATAA
- a CDS encoding ABC transporter substrate-binding protein — MVGKKISLLLSLILIVSTIVGCTSGNDTYTIGVTQIVEHPALDSSREGFMQALADNGYVEGENIVVDYKNAQGDINTANTIANGFVSDSVDMIFAIATPTAQAAYNATKDIPILITAVTDPVTAGLAQSMEQSGTNVTGTSDMTPIDKQFELLVQLVPEAKKVGIVYNTGESNSEIQVAMAEEEASKLGLELVKKGVTDVNEVAQALESFVNDIDVLYVPTDNMIVSAMPLITARTLEASVPVIGSEEGQVEQGAIATEGINYYELGYQTGVMAVKVIKGEEPGNISLETLENTELVINKTSVDQLGMTIPAELVQDAKTLD, encoded by the coding sequence ATGGTAGGAAAAAAAATATCTTTATTACTCAGTTTAATACTCATTGTGAGCACCATTGTAGGTTGTACTTCAGGGAATGATACATATACCATTGGTGTGACTCAAATTGTTGAACATCCAGCATTGGATAGTTCAAGGGAAGGATTTATGCAGGCCTTAGCAGATAATGGCTATGTAGAGGGCGAAAATATCGTTGTTGATTATAAGAATGCACAAGGTGACATCAACACAGCAAATACCATTGCTAATGGATTTGTTTCAGATAGTGTTGATATGATCTTTGCGATAGCAACTCCTACGGCCCAAGCTGCATACAATGCTACAAAAGATATACCAATCTTAATTACAGCAGTTACAGACCCTGTAACAGCTGGGTTAGCTCAGTCCATGGAGCAATCAGGTACAAACGTTACAGGAACTAGTGATATGACACCCATTGATAAGCAATTTGAACTACTGGTTCAATTAGTTCCAGAAGCTAAGAAAGTGGGTATCGTCTATAATACTGGCGAGTCAAATTCTGAAATCCAAGTTGCTATGGCAGAAGAAGAAGCATCAAAGCTTGGACTTGAACTAGTTAAGAAGGGTGTTACAGATGTTAATGAAGTTGCACAAGCTTTAGAGTCATTTGTCAACGATATTGACGTTTTGTATGTACCTACAGATAACATGATAGTTTCAGCAATGCCTTTAATCACTGCTAGAACATTAGAAGCAAGTGTACCGGTTATTGGTTCAGAGGAAGGCCAAGTTGAGCAAGGTGCAATAGCTACAGAAGGAATCAATTACTACGAGCTTGGTTATCAAACTGGAGTTATGGCTGTTAAGGTTATCAAAGGTGAAGAGCCAGGAAATATCAGCTTAGAAACTTTAGAAAATACTGAATTGGTTATTAATAAGACTTCGGTTGATCAGTTAGGAATGACTATACCTGCTGAGCTAGTACAAGACGCCAAAACGTTAGATTAG
- a CDS encoding HutP family protein — protein sequence MNSTDVAKAAIKVAITSSRATEEQIIEALYKHGVKAVAVDIGGDLIDSIPKIIERAIVASRRTGIIKECHVHDGAVAGAAREAIMQVSTKATGLNVGGKIGIARHKEHISVCIFMSIGLLHLNEVVIGIGHRSIPEVKD from the coding sequence ATGAATAGTACAGATGTAGCTAAAGCAGCTATAAAAGTAGCGATAACATCAAGTCGTGCCACAGAAGAACAAATAATAGAAGCTTTATACAAGCATGGTGTTAAAGCGGTAGCAGTCGATATTGGTGGTGACTTGATTGATAGTATTCCGAAAATAATTGAGCGAGCCATTGTTGCTTCAAGAAGAACTGGAATTATTAAAGAATGTCATGTACATGATGGTGCTGTTGCTGGAGCTGCTAGAGAAGCTATCATGCAAGTATCAACTAAAGCTACAGGTTTAAATGTTGGTGGTAAAATAGGTATCGCAAGACATAAAGAACATATCAGTGTATGCATTTTTATGAGTATAGGGCTTTTACATTTGAATGAAGTAGTCATTGGTATCGGCCATCGATCAATACCAGAAGTAAAAGATTGA
- the abc-f gene encoding ribosomal protection-like ABC-F family protein has translation MLIMNEITKSYDGIIIIKNISFKLFKGNKIGMIGKNGVGKTTLIKLIMGEEIPDQGSVIIEPHMRIAHLGQQIEYDITKNEAIRKIKDYFCNNSGANKAFIKQLHKEMIEILDNKQGIDTLSGGEKTKLGLLLTLTEDADLYILDEPTNHLDIRTIEALMVYIQKLNKTILIISHDREFLNGTVSNIIEIKPNQAITYEGNYDSYKEQKYLENVTREKAYTKQEREIKHLKAIIEDKKRFYNKAHNSAGQNDFLRSKAKKHVSTIKSTEKKLDKILANKVDAPEEEQVAAFQYLNKIDQEDLPSCLIHVENIVKSYHKPLIEDLSFQVFRGDRIAICGANGTGKTTLIKMLVGDITVDKGSLKKTPRLKVGYFSQEMDNLNIKHTILEEVKNNSFSESETRTILAGFLFRGEAVFKKIKDLSMGEKSRVVFVKLLMGHPNILMLDEITNYMDIISKECLEKILCLYQGTVIFISHDLYFIRNIANRIIEFKRDDIQIFDGLYEEMRSWEERQQQEKDQKIAGNKEIIRNLAMLEYRLVYVNSKLCDVFLGSEEKIALEDEFSELCKEISEIKNKIN, from the coding sequence ATGCTTATTATGAATGAAATTACTAAATCCTATGATGGGATTATTATAATAAAAAATATTAGCTTCAAGTTATTTAAAGGTAATAAGATTGGCATGATTGGTAAAAATGGTGTTGGAAAAACAACTTTGATAAAACTGATTATGGGGGAAGAAATACCTGATCAGGGTAGTGTTATAATAGAACCCCATATGAGAATAGCTCATTTAGGTCAACAAATTGAATACGATATAACCAAAAATGAAGCTATAAGAAAGATCAAAGACTATTTTTGCAATAATAGTGGAGCAAACAAAGCTTTTATTAAACAACTTCACAAAGAGATGATTGAGATTCTTGATAATAAACAAGGTATAGATACACTGAGTGGTGGAGAGAAGACTAAATTAGGTTTGTTATTAACGCTAACAGAAGATGCTGATCTATATATCCTCGACGAACCAACAAATCATTTAGATATAAGAACAATTGAAGCTCTTATGGTGTATATACAAAAGCTCAACAAAACTATTTTGATAATTTCTCATGATCGTGAGTTCCTAAATGGGACTGTTAGTAATATAATAGAAATAAAACCTAACCAAGCTATTACCTATGAAGGAAATTATGATAGTTATAAAGAACAGAAGTACTTGGAAAATGTTACGAGAGAGAAAGCCTATACAAAACAAGAAAGAGAAATTAAACACTTAAAAGCTATTATTGAAGATAAGAAACGGTTCTACAACAAAGCACATAATAGTGCTGGGCAGAATGACTTTTTGAGAAGTAAAGCCAAAAAACATGTGTCAACAATCAAGTCCACTGAAAAGAAACTTGATAAGATTCTAGCTAATAAAGTTGATGCACCTGAGGAAGAGCAAGTAGCAGCTTTTCAATATCTCAATAAAATTGATCAAGAAGACTTACCATCATGTCTTATACATGTTGAAAATATAGTTAAGAGTTATCACAAGCCTTTAATTGAAGACTTAAGTTTCCAAGTATTTAGAGGTGATCGCATAGCGATATGTGGTGCAAATGGTACTGGAAAGACAACATTAATCAAAATGTTAGTAGGGGATATTACCGTTGATAAGGGTTCTCTTAAAAAGACACCCCGTTTAAAAGTGGGCTATTTCTCTCAAGAGATGGATAATCTAAATATTAAGCATACGATTCTTGAAGAAGTTAAGAATAATTCTTTCAGTGAATCTGAGACAAGAACGATTTTAGCTGGATTTCTTTTTCGAGGTGAGGCTGTCTTTAAGAAAATAAAAGACTTGAGTATGGGTGAAAAAAGTAGAGTTGTTTTTGTAAAACTCCTTATGGGCCATCCTAATATACTCATGTTAGATGAGATAACCAATTATATGGATATTATTTCAAAAGAGTGTTTAGAAAAAATATTATGTCTATATCAAGGAACAGTTATATTCATTAGCCATGATTTATATTTCATAAGAAATATTGCTAACCGTATTATAGAATTTAAGAGAGATGACATTCAAATTTTTGATGGTCTTTACGAAGAAATGAGGAGTTGGGAAGAAAGGCAACAGCAAGAAAAGGATCAAAAAATAGCTGGTAATAAAGAAATTATAAGGAATTTAGCGATGTTAGAATATCGATTAGTATATGTTAATAGTAAACTTTGTGATGTATTCTTGGGTTCAGAAGAAAAAATTGCGTTAGAAGATGAATTTAGTGAATTATGTAAAGAAATAAGTGAAATTAAAAATAAAATTAATTAA